GCCCAACGGCGCAGGCGATCGGTCAGGCGGCAGGTGAGGCGGGGCATGGCAAGTCCTTCCCGGCGCCGCGGCGCAGGATCAGTGTGACAACGGCGCGCGGCGGCGCGATCGTGCCGGGAACGCAGGCAGCGTCGTGCGCAGCGTCGGTGACAACCATCCGCGCCCGCCAGCCTGGTGGCAGCGTCAGTTGCCGCGGATTGAGCCCGGGGTTGACGTGCACCAACACCAGCCGCCGTCCGTCGGGCGACATCGCACCGGCAGTATCGAGATCGTCGACCGAGACCAGGCGGTCGCCCGGCCGGATGTAGCGGCTGAACTGCGCCATCGCCCAGTATTTGCGCGTGACGTGGATCGCGTGCGCGGCGCCGGGGGACGCCCGCAGGTCGGCCTTCACCAGCCCCCAGTTCGACCCCTTGCCGCCGTCGCGCGTGCTGAGGTCCTCCACCGCCTGCCAGAACACCCAGGCGGCAGGCTCAAGTCGCTTGAGATCGAGCACGATATGCTCGGCCATCGCCAGCGGCGAGGCCATGCCGTCGAAGCTCTCCGGGTCCTTGTCGAGCGGGGCGTCGTTCTCGCTCATCCACAAGCGGATGTTCGCGGCACGCGCGGCGTCGCGAACGCCGGTCTGGTTGATGTTGCCATAGCTGTGGACGTTCAACTGGCCGATCCGCGCGCGCGTCGATGCCGGATAGCCGGCCCAATCGGCCAGGAAGAGGACCGAGTTGGTCTCGTCGGGTGCGGCCACAACGGTCGTCAACCCGCGCGCGCGCAGCGCCGCGTCGGTCGCGTCGATCATCGCCGCCTGCCGCGCCGGGCTCCAGTGTGCCCCTTCCTGCTTGTTGGCGGCGAACCAGTAATCGGTGTTGGGCTCGTTGACTGGCGACAGGGTGCGAAAGGTGATGCGATGCCGCTTCTGCAATTCATCGACGCTGCGCGCGAGATAGGCGGCGAACGGCGCCTCGAAGCCGGGGCGGAGATTGTCGTCGGTGGCTTTCTCCGCACCCGACACACGCCCGGAAACGGTCATGAACCACGGTGGAGAGTTCGAGAACGCCTCGAAGATCGGCGCCTTCACGCGGGTGCGGATCGCGTCGAGCCACCAGCGCTGGCGCTTGTCCTGCGACCAGTCCCACATCGCCGGATCGTCGGCGCGCCACCAGTCCCTGCCCTGCGCGCCGGCGGGTTGCTGCCAGAAACCGGGCACCGCGCCGCCGGGGCGGAGATACGGTGGCGTACCGGCAGCGTTGCCGCCACCGATGTTATAGCGGGCGATCGTCCAGCCGAGCCCGTCCTTGCCGTAGAACAGGTCGGCCAGCCGCTCCCGCTCTGTATCGGGCCACCCGCCCGTGACGTCCGCGAACCACGCGAGCGCGGTGCCCCACCCCTCGAACACGGTCGATGGGCGCTCCACCGCCGGATGCAACGTGACCGTGACCGGGCGTTCCTGCGCGGCGCAAGGCGTCGCAAACACCGCCAGGAGCGCGGCGAGGCGAGGAATGCGGATCATCTTCTCTCCCGGTTTTGTATGACAATACCGGGAGCCAGGAGCGGGTCAAGCGATCGACGCTGCACGCGGCGGGATCGACATTCAGCGCTTCACGGGTGCCGTACTGCTGGGAGACGAAGACGATCGATCCGTTCGGGCGAACCGCGCTCCTACGGTCCGGCAGGCGTGCTCCCCCCAACCCGTCGTTGCTTCGCTGCGCTCGCGACGACGGCGAACGCAGGGAACCGGCGGGATGTTGAACGGCCCTAGAAGCGGCCATAATCCCCGTTCGGGCCTTCATCCTCGGGTGGCGGCCCACGATCGTCGGGGTAGCGTTCGACCGGCACGCGCTGACGCGGCTCGGGCGGTTGCGGGAGTTCGATCCCGAGTTCGCGCAGGCGATCGACCGCCTCCGCGATCGAAGGTTGCGCGCCGTCGATCACGCGCCCGAACTCGTCGATCGCGCCGCCGTCCATATTGTCGAGCGGGGCGCCCATCTCGTCCTCGGCGGGCGCGACGACGACGGGGATGTCGAGCGCCGACATCATGAACTGCCGCCAGATCTGCGCCGGCATCCCGCCGCCGTGCAGCCCCGGATTGGGCGTGCTGTCGTCCTTGCCGACCCACACGCCGACGACGAGATTGCCCGCGAAGCCGATGAACCAGCCGTCGCGCCCGCCCTGGCTGGTGCCGGTCTTGCCGAACGCATCGACCGGCAGGTTCGCGTCGCGACCGGTGCCGCGGATCGACGAGCCGAGCAGCGAACGCATCTCGTCGCGGATCTTGCCCGGCATTTCGGCATCGCGCCCGGCGATCGCCTCATACCAGCTGGCGTTGCGGTTGCCTTCCACGCCGCGCGGGGTCACCGGATAGCGGCCGCTGGCGATCGCGGCATAGGCGCCGGTCAGCTCCAGCAGCGACACCTCGGCGGTGCCGAGGCCGATCGTCGCCTCGTTCGGGATCGGGGTGGTGATGCCGAGGTCGCGCGCGGCCTTGATGACGTTGCGGACGCCGACTTCCTGCGTCAGCCGCGCGGCGACGACGTTCGAGGAGCGGGCGAAGGCGCGGCGCAGCGTGATCGGACCGAGATAGCGGCCATCGTCGTTGCGCGGTTTCCACCCGGCGATCTCGACCGGCGAATCGTCGCGGACGTCGTCGGGGGTCAGTCCGGCGCGCAGCGCGGCCAGATACACGAACAATTTGAAGGTCGAGCCCGGCTGGCGTTTCGCCTGCACCGCGCGGTTGAAGGCGCTGGTGCGATAATCCTTGCCGCCGACCATCGCGACCACCTTGCCATCGGGACGCATCGCGACGACCGCGGCCTGCAACCCGCGCAAGCTCGCCTGCCGCACGACGCGCTCGGCGGTGGACTGGAGCCCGCGGTCCAGCGTGGTCTTCACCCTGGCGTCGGTGCCGGCGTCGCCCGCGACCTCACGTGCGGTGGGCAACACCCAGTCGGCGAAGTAGGTGCCGGTCGGCAGCGTGTCGGTGCGCGCGGGCAGCACGCGCTGTGGCTGGACGACGGCGGCTTCGCGTTTCGTCAGGAAGCCGGCATCGACCATCGCGCCGACGACCACGGCCTGCCGGGCACGTGCGCCCTTGAGATTGCCGGTCGGGGCGAGCCGCGACGGCGCCTTCACCAGCCCGGCGAGCATCGCGGCTTGCCCGACATTCAGTTTCTGCGGCGTGCGCCCGAAATAGTGCTTCGCCGCGGCGGTGATGCCGTACACGTTGTCGCCGAAATACACGTTCGACAAATAGCGTGAGAGGATCTCGTCCTTGGAAAGCCATGCCTCGAGCCAGAAAGCGATCATGACCTCGCGGATCTTGCGTGCGGCGGTGCGGTCCGAATCGAGGAACACGTTCTTGGCCAGTTGCTGCGTGATGGTCGACCCACCCTGCCGGACGCCGCCAGAACCGACGTTCGCCCAGGCAGCACGCGCGATCCCGCGCGGATCGATGCCCCAATGCGAGTAGAAGCGGCGATCCTCGATCGCCATGAACGCCTCGCGCACGTGCGGCGGCAGCGTCCTGGCATCCACCGGCGTGCCGATGATCGCGCCGCGCCGGGCGATCGGCGTACCGTCGGCGGCGGTGAGCGTGATCGAGGGCGGCATCTGCGGCTTGAGCGATTGCGAGAGCGGCGCGGTCACCGCCAGCCAGATCACCGCGATCACGAACAGCACGATCGACGCGGCGAGCGCGCGGACGATCCACTTGCCCCACGCGATGCGGCGCAGCGGCGCCCGCGGCGGCGGCGTGCCCCCGCCATCGTCGTAGCGCGGGGGGGCGTGGAAATCGGCCGCGCGATCGGCGTCGTCGTGCCAGGCGCCGAACGAGGGCAGCGGGTCGGGCGTCGCACCACCGGGCGTATCGCCGCGAGCGTGGTTGTAGCGGACGCGGCCGGTATCGTAGGGATCGGGGCGCATGGCTGATGGTGTCTTACGCTGATAAAACAGTTGTCGCAAGCCTCGCCCGCGTCAGACAAGGATAGCCAAATGCAGGATGATGCGAAAGGCGCGGATGCGCCGCTGGTGGTGGGAATCGGGGGAACGATCGGCGGCGTGTCGTCGACCGAGCGGGCGTTGCGCATCGCGCTGGGCGAGGCGGAGGCGCAGGGCTTCCGCACCCGGATGTTCGGCGGGGCCGACATGGCTCGGCTGCCGCTCTATGACCCGCGTGCCACGTCGCGGACCGTCGAGGAGCGCGCGTTCGTCGATGCGGTGCGGCAGGCGTCCGCGGTCATCATCTCCAGCCCCGGCTATCACGGCAGCATCTCGGGCGTGGTGAAGAACGCGCTCGACCTGCTCGAGGAAACCGCACGCGATGCGCGGCCATACCTGGCCGACATGCCGGTCGGGCTGATCGCGACCG
The genomic region above belongs to Sphingomonas phyllosphaerae 5.2 and contains:
- a CDS encoding glycoside hydrolase, whose amino-acid sequence is MIRIPRLAALLAVFATPCAAQERPVTVTLHPAVERPSTVFEGWGTALAWFADVTGGWPDTERERLADLFYGKDGLGWTIARYNIGGGNAAGTPPYLRPGGAVPGFWQQPAGAQGRDWWRADDPAMWDWSQDKRQRWWLDAIRTRVKAPIFEAFSNSPPWFMTVSGRVSGAEKATDDNLRPGFEAPFAAYLARSVDELQKRHRITFRTLSPVNEPNTDYWFAANKQEGAHWSPARQAAMIDATDAALRARGLTTVVAAPDETNSVLFLADWAGYPASTRARIGQLNVHSYGNINQTGVRDAARAANIRLWMSENDAPLDKDPESFDGMASPLAMAEHIVLDLKRLEPAAWVFWQAVEDLSTRDGGKGSNWGLVKADLRASPGAAHAIHVTRKYWAMAQFSRYIRPGDRLVSVDDLDTAGAMSPDGRRLVLVHVNPGLNPRQLTLPPGWRARMVVTDAAHDAACVPGTIAPPRAVVTLILRRGAGKDLPCPASPAA
- a CDS encoding transglycosylase domain-containing protein, which translates into the protein MRPDPYDTGRVRYNHARGDTPGGATPDPLPSFGAWHDDADRAADFHAPPRYDDGGGTPPPRAPLRRIAWGKWIVRALAASIVLFVIAVIWLAVTAPLSQSLKPQMPPSITLTAADGTPIARRGAIIGTPVDARTLPPHVREAFMAIEDRRFYSHWGIDPRGIARAAWANVGSGGVRQGGSTITQQLAKNVFLDSDRTAARKIREVMIAFWLEAWLSKDEILSRYLSNVYFGDNVYGITAAAKHYFGRTPQKLNVGQAAMLAGLVKAPSRLAPTGNLKGARARQAVVVGAMVDAGFLTKREAAVVQPQRVLPARTDTLPTGTYFADWVLPTAREVAGDAGTDARVKTTLDRGLQSTAERVVRQASLRGLQAAVVAMRPDGKVVAMVGGKDYRTSAFNRAVQAKRQPGSTFKLFVYLAALRAGLTPDDVRDDSPVEIAGWKPRNDDGRYLGPITLRRAFARSSNVVAARLTQEVGVRNVIKAARDLGITTPIPNEATIGLGTAEVSLLELTGAYAAIASGRYPVTPRGVEGNRNASWYEAIAGRDAEMPGKIRDEMRSLLGSSIRGTGRDANLPVDAFGKTGTSQGGRDGWFIGFAGNLVVGVWVGKDDSTPNPGLHGGGMPAQIWRQFMMSALDIPVVVAPAEDEMGAPLDNMDGGAIDEFGRVIDGAQPSIAEAVDRLRELGIELPQPPEPRQRVPVERYPDDRGPPPEDEGPNGDYGRF
- a CDS encoding NADPH-dependent FMN reductase, coding for MQDDAKGADAPLVVGIGGTIGGVSSTERALRIALGEAEAQGFRTRMFGGADMARLPLYDPRATSRTVEERAFVDAVRQASAVIISSPGYHGSISGVVKNALDLLEETARDARPYLADMPVGLIATAYGWQATGSTIAALRSIVHALRGWPTPFAAAINTQVTRFDDEGGASDPAVVEQLRLIGRQVARFAPLSAGAAGA